In the Terriglobus sp. RCC_193 genome, TCGAAAGACCGTCATCCTGAACGAAGCGAAGCGGAGCTGAAGGACCTGCATTCCCTCACCTCTCTACGAAGCTTCGCGGCAACCCACACCGTGCCGCCCCACCCGTTACTTCATCTTGATCCCCGCCGGAATAAAGCTCTCCCCCTTCAGATACGCCCCCAGGCGAACCGGGCTGCCGTGCTCAATCGTGATCGTCCGTTCCATCCTTTCCCCCGGCTTGAGGGAAAACGGAATCTCCGGTGGCGTCACCATCCTGCCATCCACTCCCGGCTCCATCCACACCTCAAACACTCCGGCCTGCGCGCTCCGCCCCTGGTTTTCAATGGTCAGTGTCGCCTGCGTCGGACTCACCGCCGTCAGCCGACGCGCCACCAACGGCGTATCGATGTCCAGCCCCATGCCCTTCACCCATTCCGGATTCCACACCGCCTTCTCCGGGTGAACCTGGTTACCGGATGAATCCATGTTGTCCTTCTCCGTTAACTTGTCGTAGTACGCAACCCACACTCTGCACCAGCATTCGTTATCGTGAATCGCATTGCCCGTGGGCAGTCCCGGCGTCTGGTTCAGAAATCCCACCAGTTGCGGATAACGGCTGCGCCACGGTTCTTCCTTGTACGGCATGGCCTTCAACCGGTTCAACAGTGCCGGATTGGTGCCATCAAAATAGGCCTTTTGCCACCCCATGCCACGCGCGTCAAAGTGGACGCCAATGTCGTCGTCCACAAACCTGTTCTTCTCCAGAATGTTGTCGTTGCCGCCGCCAATCTTCACACCGCGAGCAGCTCCCCGAATCACATTTCCAACCACAAACGACCCACTGGATTCGTCGTCCAGATAAATCGCGTTGATATCCCCCAGCCCCAGGTTGTGAAAGTAATTGCCGCGCACCGTGTTGCCGCGCTCCGTCGTATCCGCACCAATGTAGTAGGCGCTCGCATCGGCCGTCTCCATCGCCACCGTATGCAGCTCGTTCCCCTCAATCAAATGTTCATTGCCATGTACCCAGATGGCGAAGTGCGGCGCATGGTCAATCGTGTTGCCGATCACGCGGTTCCCCACGCCCCACACATTGACTCCCGGCGTATACGTCCGCGACCAGCGAGCATAGTCGTGAATATGATTGCGTGCCGCAACATGCCCGGCAGCCGTAAGGGTCTTGCGATCACCGCCATCCAGAACAATGCCGCCATCGCCCGTTGTACGAATCTCCGAGTCTTCCACTGCATCTTCAACTCCACCGCGAATCACCACGCCTGTGTTGCCGACGTTGGCAATGCTGCAATGTTCCATGCGGTCATGACTGCCGTCATGTATCACAATTCCATCCGCGCGCGTCAGCTCAAATGCAATATCGCGGAACTCCACATACGACGCGCCTTCCATACTCACCAGCGGCGTATCCAGCAGTGAAACCTCCGCCGTTCCGGCAGCAATCGCAGACGGCGGCCAGAAGTACAACACACCCGCCGCGCGATCCAGATACCACTCACCCGGTTCGTCCAGTTCCTCCAGCACATTCACCACCTGCCAGCGTTGCCCGGCCCGGTAGTTGTAATTCGGATTGGGTGCTGCGGTTTCGATGACATGATGTGTCGCATCAATGGAGGCGATGCGCTCGTAATGATCGGCCCAGTCGTAATACCAATAGCCGTGTACCCACGCATCAGCGGCCTTCGTCCAGCGCGCCGCACGTTCGCCCTCATACACAAACTGGTTCTGCGCTTTATCTTTCGTGGCTGCATCCGTGTAAGCCCAGCCAACGTTCGGCCAGCGCGCCAGCGTCATCGGCTGGCCATTGAAAAACAACTCCAGCGCGGCAATGTGCGGTCGCCCCATGCCACGCGAAACCATCTCTCCGTAGTTGGTGATCCCCTGCGCGCGCAGGTCGGCGCGCAAAATCTCTCCCCGCCACTTCTTGAACCTGCTTATCGGCGCGCCACCAACCATCCGCACCTTCTCTTCCGCCACAGCGCGATAGACCACCGGCGCTGCCGCAGTCCCGCTATCCGCTGCCGTAAGCGCAAACGTCGTGGTTCTGCGGTAGTCACCACCCCGCAGCCAGATCGTGATGGACACATCATGCTTCGCCGCACGCGCTGCATCCCGTGCCCGTTCCAGTGACGCAAACGGCCGAGCCTTCGTACCAGGATTTGTGTCCGCCCCTTTCGGCGAAACATAAAACTCCTCACCACAAACCTGCACCGCAGAACAAAGCGCCAAAAGAACAACAACCGCAAAACGCCGCACATACGTCAAGATCAAAGGAAGCCCCCGGATACGCATCCCCTGCCGTCGCCACGCAACATTCCTGCCCGCGTGCAAACAGTCGCGAATGACCCAGCAATTCTGTCACGCTGTCCATATCCCAGTCAGTACCGACAAACACCACGGCAAAATCGTTCCAATTTCTGAAACCCGCTTTTATGACGGACACTCAAAAGCGGTTTATGCAAGAATTTCTTCGACGATTTGTCGAATCAGAGTCCGTCCGTTCGTCGACAGAGTGAAGGCGGCCAACTCCGACCCGCCTGAACAAGGTGCCAGATGTTGTTTTTCCGCGATTTGAGAATTGCCGTGCGTTCCCTGGCGCGAGTTCCCGCGCTGTGGATTACCGTCGCTCTTACGTTGGCCTTGGGTATCGGTGCCAACGCCGCCATCTTCAGCGTAGTGCGTGCCGTGCTGCTTCGTCCGTTGGCAAATGCCGACGAGAATCGGCTGCTTTATCTGCGCCAGAGCGCCCCGGGTATCGGTCAGGAGAACGCAACGTTCTCTGTCCCTGAGATTAAGGACATTGGCACCAGACTCAAATCCATTACGAAACTCGGCACATTTTCCGAGGTCGATTTCACGGTAGTCGGCCTGGGCACGCCACGCGAAATTCCAGCGGGCGTGGTGGACGGAAACTACTTCGAGGTCATGGGCCTGCACCCCGTGCTCGGACGCCTGCTGACTCCAGCCGATGACGGTCAGAATGCCGCCGGAGCTGTCGTGCTGACCTATCACTTCTGGAGGACATCGCTGCACTCCGATCCAGCCGTGATCGGAAAGACGGTGCGGCTTGAGGGTCCCACCGGTGCACGCTCGGCGACGGTGGTCGGTGTTCTGGAGCCATCCGTTCCTTATCCCGTGGCGACTGAGATCATCGCGAACCTCGTCACCAGCCCGCATCACCTCTCCGCCACCATGGTGACGGGGCGCGAGCATCGCATGACAGAAGTCTTCGCACGGCTGTCTCCCAACGCCACCGTGGACAATGCGCGTGCGGAACTGCGAACCGTGTACGGCGCGATGGTGGCCGCGCATCCAGAGGTCTACAAGCCGGAGAACCACTTCCGAATCGACGTAACGCGCATGCACGAACAGATCAACTCACGAGCCAATACCATCTTGTGGATCCTGTTCGCGGCTTCGGGCCTGCTCTTCGTCATTGCCAGTTCGA is a window encoding:
- a CDS encoding right-handed parallel beta-helix repeat-containing protein → MILTYVRRFAVVVLLALCSAVQVCGEEFYVSPKGADTNPGTKARPFASLERARDAARAAKHDVSITIWLRGGDYRRTTTFALTAADSGTAAAPVVYRAVAEEKVRMVGGAPISRFKKWRGEILRADLRAQGITNYGEMVSRGMGRPHIAALELFFNGQPMTLARWPNVGWAYTDAATKDKAQNQFVYEGERAARWTKAADAWVHGYWYYDWADHYERIASIDATHHVIETAAPNPNYNYRAGQRWQVVNVLEELDEPGEWYLDRAAGVLYFWPPSAIAAGTAEVSLLDTPLVSMEGASYVEFRDIAFELTRADGIVIHDGSHDRMEHCSIANVGNTGVVIRGGVEDAVEDSEIRTTGDGGIVLDGGDRKTLTAAGHVAARNHIHDYARWSRTYTPGVNVWGVGNRVIGNTIDHAPHFAIWVHGNEHLIEGNELHTVAMETADASAYYIGADTTERGNTVRGNYFHNLGLGDINAIYLDDESSGSFVVGNVIRGAARGVKIGGGNDNILEKNRFVDDDIGVHFDARGMGWQKAYFDGTNPALLNRLKAMPYKEEPWRSRYPQLVGFLNQTPGLPTGNAIHDNECWCRVWVAYYDKLTEKDNMDSSGNQVHPEKAVWNPEWVKGMGLDIDTPLVARRLTAVSPTQATLTIENQGRSAQAGVFEVWMEPGVDGRMVTPPEIPFSLKPGERMERTITIEHGSPVRLGAYLKGESFIPAGIKMK